A segment of the Agrobacterium tumefaciens genome:
CAGGTTACCTTGATCTTCGGATCGAGCATCTTCTTCGTTTCGGCCAGAACCTTCCACTCTTCCTTCGTGTAGCCGTCTTCCATGAAGACGTCGATGTGCGGAATGACGTTGAAGGCGATACGCTTGGTGAACTTCTTCGCTTCAACCGGATCGGCTACGAAAACCGCACGGGTCTGCTGGAAGAGTTCGTCCATGCCTTCCTTGCCAGCGCCGGAAACCGACTGGTAGGTGGAGACGACAACGCGCTTGATCTTGGCAACGTCGTGCAACGGCTTCAGCGCGACAACGAGCTGGGCTGTGGAGCAATTCGGGTTTGCGATGATGTTCTTCTTCGTGAAGCCTTCAACCGCATCCGGGTTGACTTCCGGAACGATCAACGGAACTTCGGAATCGTAACGCCATGCGGAGGAGTTGTCGATTACGACGCAACCCTGCTGGCCGATCTTCGGCGACCACTTCTTCGAAACGTCGCCGCCAGCCGACATCAGGCAGATATCGGTATCGGAGAAGTCGTAGTTTTCCATGTTGGAAACCTTCAACGTCCGATCGCCATAAGACACTTCCGTACCCTGCGAGCGGGCCGAAGCGAGCGCCACGACCTCATCGGCCGGGAAACCACGTTCTGCGAGGATGTTAAGCATTTCGCGACCGACATTGCCGGTGGCGCCTGCGATTGCAACTTTAAAACCCATGATCAAGCTCTCTTTCTATCTCTCCTCTTTTTGGTGAGGGGGAACCCGCAAAACCCGCGGCTTCCTTGATCCCCAGCCAAACCGGGGAGAGAGCGGTGGCCAGAGACGTCAGACGGTTTTAATCGTCGTTTTGGCCGTAATTCGGATGGAATGAGAAAAGCGCGGTTGATCGCCGGCGGATTGTGCCGGTCCTTCCATGACATTCATGTATGCGACATGTCTGCTCAAGGTCGTGCTCCTTCTTCGGGCACAGCTATTAGAAGGTTTCTTGTTTCTGTCAAGCGCAAAGGCACGTGCCAAGCGTTCGCACGGGACCTCGAATGCGGCTCGCCGCGACATTTCCGCAAAGGAAACATTAGACTAAAGTCATAATCCCAAAGCATCTCTCTATCTTGGGTTAATTTTCTGTCACTCTACCTGTCTGCGTACTGCGCCTTCTAGGGGGGACTCGGAGGAGAGAGACGGGTTCCGGCGGTACGCTCATTTGACATCTGTGGAGGACAGACAATGGCAAACGTTGCAGCCGTCAGCGGCTCCGCCCGTCCCATGACGGGTGAAGAGAAGAAGGTGATCTTCGCCTCTTCTCTTGGAACAGTCTTCGAGTGGTATGATTTCTATCTGTACGGTTCGCTCGCAATCTATATCGGCGCGAACTTCTTCAGCCAGTATCCGGAAACAACCCGTAACATCTTCGCGCTGCTTGCCTTTGCCGCCGGCTTCCTCGTACGCCCGTTCGGCGCACTGGTGTTCGGTCGTCTGGGCGATATCGTCGGCCGCAAATACACGTTCCTCATTACCATTCTCATCATGGGTTTCTCGACCTTTGTGGTCGGGATCCTGCCCGGTGCCTCGCAGATCGGCATTGCAGCCCCCATCATCCTCATCATTCTGCGCATGCTGCAGGGCCTGGCGCTCGGCGGCGAATATGGCGGTGCGGCGACCTACGTGGCCGAACATGCCCCGAACGGCCGCCGCGGCTATTACACCTCGTGGATTCAGACGACGGCAACACTCGGCCTGTTCCTCTCGCTGGTGGTCATTCTCGGCGTGCAGTTCGCACTTGGCCGCGAAGCCTTTGCTGCCTGGGGCTGGCGCATCCCGTTCCTGCTGTCGGTCATTCTGCTTGGCGTCTCGGTCTGGATTCGTCTGAAAATGAACGAATCCCCTGCTTTCAAGAAGATGAAAGAAGAAGGCAAAACCTCCAAGGCGCCGCTTAGCGAAGCTTTCGGCCAGTGGAAAAATGCCAAGATCGCCATCATCGCCCTGCTCGGCGCCGTCGTCGGTCAGGCTGTCGTCTGGTACACAGGCCAGTTCTACGCACTGTTCTTCCTGCAGAGCATCCTGAAGGTGGACGGGCAATCGGCCAACATCATGGTTGCAGCAGCCCTTATCCTCGGCACCAGCTTCTTCGTGATCTTCGGCTGGCTGTCCGACAAGATCGGTCGCAAGCCGATCATCATGGCCGGCCTCATCCTGGCGATGCTGACCTACTTCCCGCTGTTCAAGGCATTGACCTGGGCAGGCAATCCGGCACTGGCGGAAGCGCAGGCAACCGTTCGCGCCACTGTAACGGCTGCACCGGGAGACTGCCGGTTCCAGTTCAACCCGACCGGAACGGCAAAGTTTACCACGTCCTGCGATATCGCCACATCGTTCCTGACACGCAATTCCGTCCCTTATGACGTCGTTGCAGGACCGGCGGGCCAGCCGGCGACCGTCAAGATCGGCGATGCCACCATCACCAGCTTTGACGCAATCGCAGCCGGTGCAGATGCCGCTGCCAAAGACAGGGCCTTCCAGAAGCAGGTGAACATTGCCCTGCATGACGGTGGTTATCCGCTGGTCCGCGGTGCTGCCCAGGTGCCGGAAGCCAAGCTGGACGCCTTCATTGCCGCCAATCCGGAACTCGGCCTCAATGCCGACGCCGTTCGCGCCACCGAAAGGAAAATGGTCGCGACGGACAAGCTGGTAGCCGACAAGCTGCTGACTGCAGCCGAAACTGGTGGTGCGGCCGAAATGGCGGTCTTTACGATTGCCAATGGTGGGACCTTCTCGATGGTTGCCGACCCGGCGAGCGTCAACTGGGTGGTCATTATCGCGGTGCTGACCGTGCTCGTGATCTATGTGACCATGGTCTACGGTCCGATTGCCGCATTGCTGGTAGAATTGTTCCCGACCCGTATCCGTTACTCTGGCATGTCGCTGCCCTACCACATCGGCAACGGCTGGTTCGGTGGCCTTCTTCCAGCAACCGCATTCGCCATGAGCGCGGCCAAGGGCGATATCTACTACGGCCTCTGGTATCCGATCATCTTCGCAGGCATCACGCTGGTCATTGGCCTGCTGTTCCTGCCGGAAACCAAGGATCGCGACATCCACGCGATGGATTGATCGAGCTCGAACAGAAAATCAAAAAACCCGGCAAAACTGCCGGGTTTTTTGTTGCCACCGTACGAACCGTACCGAAAGTGACCTTTCCCGGTCGGTCATTCCGTCGCAGGTAGACGCCCACCAATTTGGAGACAACTGCGCGCGGAATAGGGTATGAGGCGCTATTGATCGGCAGAGGGAGAGCGATTTTGAAAATTGGGACACCCAAGGAAATTTATGAGGGCGAGGCCCGCGTCGGCA
Coding sequences within it:
- a CDS encoding MHS family MFS transporter; the encoded protein is MANVAAVSGSARPMTGEEKKVIFASSLGTVFEWYDFYLYGSLAIYIGANFFSQYPETTRNIFALLAFAAGFLVRPFGALVFGRLGDIVGRKYTFLITILIMGFSTFVVGILPGASQIGIAAPIILIILRMLQGLALGGEYGGAATYVAEHAPNGRRGYYTSWIQTTATLGLFLSLVVILGVQFALGREAFAAWGWRIPFLLSVILLGVSVWIRLKMNESPAFKKMKEEGKTSKAPLSEAFGQWKNAKIAIIALLGAVVGQAVVWYTGQFYALFFLQSILKVDGQSANIMVAAALILGTSFFVIFGWLSDKIGRKPIIMAGLILAMLTYFPLFKALTWAGNPALAEAQATVRATVTAAPGDCRFQFNPTGTAKFTTSCDIATSFLTRNSVPYDVVAGPAGQPATVKIGDATITSFDAIAAGADAAAKDRAFQKQVNIALHDGGYPLVRGAAQVPEAKLDAFIAANPELGLNADAVRATERKMVATDKLVADKLLTAAETGGAAEMAVFTIANGGTFSMVADPASVNWVVIIAVLTVLVIYVTMVYGPIAALLVELFPTRIRYSGMSLPYHIGNGWFGGLLPATAFAMSAAKGDIYYGLWYPIIFAGITLVIGLLFLPETKDRDIHAMD
- a CDS encoding aspartate-semialdehyde dehydrogenase, encoding MGFKVAIAGATGNVGREMLNILAERGFPADEVVALASARSQGTEVSYGDRTLKVSNMENYDFSDTDICLMSAGGDVSKKWSPKIGQQGCVVIDNSSAWRYDSEVPLIVPEVNPDAVEGFTKKNIIANPNCSTAQLVVALKPLHDVAKIKRVVVSTYQSVSGAGKEGMDELFQQTRAVFVADPVEAKKFTKRIAFNVIPHIDVFMEDGYTKEEWKVLAETKKMLDPKIKVTCTAVRVPVFIGHSESVNIEFENEITADQARDILREAPGCLVIDKRENGGYITPVESAGEDATYISRIREDATVENGLNLWVVSDNLRKGAALNAIQIAELLVNRGLIKPRKAAA